The Sporosarcina ureae genome includes a region encoding these proteins:
- a CDS encoding stalk domain-containing protein — protein sequence MKLYNIVPFVMSVLLVAGVAVPEAVGAKEEVKAEVTSDEKAFIKVEGTIDVMEKSDELTLYTIKGGDDSPVLAITEETIIFDSSGKKTELKKGDTVSAYTHADKPMILIYPPQYTPDVVIVEEHEATTAVVGIFNDELVDPYLKLQLKVDDSTDISSASGNKVKAGDLEDKNLLVFYRETTRSIPAQTTPEKIVVLDVNTVDEDAAVEQIIEDDHYMVDGVKMVPLRLLAEKLGYVVDSTGVGAIVSKGAPTYTITRGQKEYGYNKSLMKFEVTPELLEPRKTYVPVELIEEMMK from the coding sequence ATGAAATTGTATAATATTGTGCCATTTGTGATGTCGGTATTGCTTGTTGCTGGGGTGGCGGTACCTGAAGCGGTGGGTGCGAAAGAGGAAGTGAAAGCTGAAGTGACGTCGGATGAAAAAGCATTTATTAAAGTAGAAGGAACTATAGACGTGATGGAGAAAAGTGATGAGTTAACTCTCTATACAATTAAAGGCGGAGACGATTCTCCTGTTTTGGCTATTACCGAAGAAACAATAATTTTCGATAGTTCCGGTAAAAAGACAGAATTAAAAAAAGGAGACACAGTGTCTGCCTACACCCATGCAGATAAACCAATGATTCTGATTTACCCACCTCAGTACACTCCAGATGTCGTTATTGTTGAAGAACATGAGGCAACCACGGCAGTAGTTGGAATATTTAATGATGAACTGGTGGATCCGTATTTGAAACTGCAGTTGAAGGTGGATGACAGTACAGACATTTCCAGTGCGTCCGGTAATAAAGTGAAGGCTGGGGACTTGGAAGATAAAAACTTATTAGTGTTCTATAGAGAAACCACTCGAAGTATTCCGGCCCAGACAACGCCAGAGAAAATAGTGGTACTAGACGTAAATACAGTAGATGAAGATGCCGCTGTAGAACAGATTATAGAAGATGATCATTATATGGTTGATGGTGTGAAAATGGTACCGCTTCGTTTACTTGCTGAGAAGCTTGGATATGTCGTCGATTCGACGGGCGTTGGTGCGATTGTATCAAAAGGCGCTCCAACCTACACGATTACTCGGGGACAGAAGGAATATGGCTACAATAAATCATTGATGAAGTTTGAAGTGACACCCGAGCTACTCGAACCGAGGAAGACCTATGTACCAGTAGAGCTAATTGAAGAAATGATGAAGTAA